Proteins encoded in a region of the Zea mays cultivar B73 chromosome 2, Zm-B73-REFERENCE-NAM-5.0, whole genome shotgun sequence genome:
- the LOC100193139 gene encoding Werner Syndrome-like exonuclease isoform X2 — protein sequence MAMHPVAGAGAPPASSVHGNVEYDDFHWDDAAEAELQAFEAAYASASASAKRRRLPDWTSPSPSPSYHLHRSQNPVSSGSTPSWTLTPHTPQDNVRARRQQISFSGKIVYCRTPTEAEKAATDILLKIERMKTPGQVSLGFDLEWRPFPRRGEPPCKVAVMQLCMEKTLCYVLHIAHSGVPPILKTLLEDSSSIKVGICIDNDARKMLNDYNVCVQPLMDLSTLANVKLASPKRWSLASLTEMITCKELPKPSNIRMGNWEADVLSKQQLQYAATDAYISWYLYETLPDYTIEAESVKAQ from the exons ATGGCCATGCATCCCGTTGCCGGCGCCGGCGCGCCCCCCGCGTCGTCGGTCCACGGCAACGTTGAGTACGACGACTTCCACTGGGACGACGCAGCCGAGGCGGAGCTTCAGGCCTTCGAGGCCGCCTACGCCTCGGCTTCCGCCTCCGCAAAGCGCCGCCGCTTACCCGACTGGACCTCTCCATCCCCTTCCCCCTCCTACCACCTCCATCGCAGCCAAAACCCGGTGTCCAGTGGATCCACGCCATCGTGGACCCTCACGCCCCACACACCCCAAG ACAATGTGAGGGCAAGACGCCAACAAATATCATTCAGCGGTAAGATAGTTTACTGCAGGACACCTACAGAGGCGGAGAAAGCTGCAACTGACATCTTACTCAAAATTGAGAGGATGAAAACCCCAGGCCAGGTTTCTCTTGGATTTGATCTCGAGTGGAGGCCCTTTCCAAGAAGAG GAGAACCACCTTGTAAGGTTGCTGTAATGCAACTATGCATGGAGAAAACTCTGTGCTATGTCCTGCATATTGCTCACTCTGGGGTACCGCCTATACTGAAAACTCTTTTGGAGGATAGTTCGTCCATTAAA GTTGGAATATGCATAGACAATGATGCAAGGAAAATGTTGAATGACTATAATGTCTGTGTACAACCACTGATGGATTTGTCGACCTTGGCAAATGTCAAGTTAGCTTCTCCCAAAAGATGGAGCCTTGCTTCTTTAACCGAAATGATCACATGCAAAGAG TTGCCAAAGCCGAGCAACATAAGAATGGGGAACTGGGAGGCTGATGTCCTCTCCAAACAACAACTTCAATATGCTGCTACAGATGCTTATATCTCATGGTACTTGTATGAG ACTCTTCCAGATTACACGATTGAAGCTGAGTCTGTAAAGGCACAATAA
- the LOC100193139 gene encoding Werner Syndrome-like exonuclease isoform X1 → MAMHPVAGAGAPPASSVHGNVEYDDFHWDDAAEAELQAFEAAYASASASAKRRRLPDWTSPSPSPSYHLHRSQNPVSSGSTPSWTLTPHTPQDNVRARRQQISFSGKIVYCRTPTEAEKAATDILLKIERMKTPGQVSLGFDLEWRPFPRRGEPPCKVAVMQLCMEKTLCYVLHIAHSGVPPILKTLLEDSSSIKVGICIDNDARKMLNDYNVCVQPLMDLSTLANVKLASPKRWSLASLTEMITCKELPKPSNIRMGNWEADVLSKQQLQYAATDAYISWYLYEALQTLPDYTIEAESVKAQ, encoded by the exons ATGGCCATGCATCCCGTTGCCGGCGCCGGCGCGCCCCCCGCGTCGTCGGTCCACGGCAACGTTGAGTACGACGACTTCCACTGGGACGACGCAGCCGAGGCGGAGCTTCAGGCCTTCGAGGCCGCCTACGCCTCGGCTTCCGCCTCCGCAAAGCGCCGCCGCTTACCCGACTGGACCTCTCCATCCCCTTCCCCCTCCTACCACCTCCATCGCAGCCAAAACCCGGTGTCCAGTGGATCCACGCCATCGTGGACCCTCACGCCCCACACACCCCAAG ACAATGTGAGGGCAAGACGCCAACAAATATCATTCAGCGGTAAGATAGTTTACTGCAGGACACCTACAGAGGCGGAGAAAGCTGCAACTGACATCTTACTCAAAATTGAGAGGATGAAAACCCCAGGCCAGGTTTCTCTTGGATTTGATCTCGAGTGGAGGCCCTTTCCAAGAAGAG GAGAACCACCTTGTAAGGTTGCTGTAATGCAACTATGCATGGAGAAAACTCTGTGCTATGTCCTGCATATTGCTCACTCTGGGGTACCGCCTATACTGAAAACTCTTTTGGAGGATAGTTCGTCCATTAAA GTTGGAATATGCATAGACAATGATGCAAGGAAAATGTTGAATGACTATAATGTCTGTGTACAACCACTGATGGATTTGTCGACCTTGGCAAATGTCAAGTTAGCTTCTCCCAAAAGATGGAGCCTTGCTTCTTTAACCGAAATGATCACATGCAAAGAG TTGCCAAAGCCGAGCAACATAAGAATGGGGAACTGGGAGGCTGATGTCCTCTCCAAACAACAACTTCAATATGCTGCTACAGATGCTTATATCTCATGGTACTTGTATGAG GCACTGCAGACTCTTCCAGATTACACGATTGAAGCTGAGTCTGTAAAGGCACAATAA